TGGTTTGTTTACAttggaagacggaaggttttttttcattcaattttgcgttttcaattgtgaatgtttgtaaGTATCAATTATTTTAACAAATATTGTCGGAAAGCTACACTTTTGTCCGTAtaaccttaggtgatggcggTCCGCAGAATTTCGTGCGTGGAGGAGCTGGAGGAAATCATCAGTACGTGGAATGATGCTTCTAGTGAGATTGCCGGTGtaaatattcttccgccggatcAGGTGGGCGATCTCACCGATGAGGAAAACCTTAATGACGATTCAATTCAACAGAATGACAACATCCCTACCCTCAATGCTGTAGCAGGAACTTTCGAGATCGAAACTTTTGGTAGTATCGATGACATTGCTGAATTGACGACTCCACAAGATCATGCACACAAAGCTGCCGCTCAAGATAAACATTTCTCAGGCAAGATGGCTCTGCCCTCCACTTCACGTAAGAGAGGTAGTGAAACACAGACCTTGTCTCAAACAAAACAGCAAGTGTTGGAGATTGGCTATAAGCCATTGAGTGCATTTCCGGAACCCCATTGGAAAAGTCTTACAACGGATAAAATTGAATACTCTGTTTCGCCTAATAACGAACCTCTGGCTAATAAACAACaagagttgttcgatacaatcaAAGATTTATCACCGTTACAACTCTTTCTCAAACTGTTTGATGATGAAGTCATATCACTTATTGTACGGGAGACAAATCGATATGCTGGCCAGCAAAATTCCACTTTTCTACTCGACATCATAACCTTGAAAAGATTCATTGGAATACTGCTGTTATCTGGATACCACACCCTCCCCAATGTTAACGATTATTGGTCCAATGAACCTTCCTTGGGAGTTCCTATTGTTAAGCAGTGCATGTCCAGGAATAAGTTTCGCGAGATAAAAAAGTTCATTCACTTTTCAGACAATTACAACCTGAATAAGATGGATAAAATGGCTAAGGTAAAAAAATTGCACTTGTTGAAAgtctattaatttttttttctttcaattagCTTCGTTCGTTTTTTGAagtaatgaatcaaaaattcatgcAGTTTGGCGTTTTCAGTGATAATTTGTCCATAGATGAGCAGATGGTACCATACTTCGGTAGACATTCCTGCAAAATGTACATAAAAGGAAAACCGATAAGGTTCGGTTATAAAGTATGGTGTCTATGCTCAACAGAAGGATACCTCTATCAATTCATGCCATACTGTGGCGCAAGTGACAACTACAACAGGACAGTGGGCTTAGGGGCCGATGTTGTGTTGCGGTTGCTTGGACGAGTTGAGCACCCTACTAGATATGTCAtctactttgacaatttttttacaaGCTACCTGTTGATGTTGATCCTAACAGAACTGAAAATCGCAGCATCAGGTACCGTTCGATCGAACCGTGTTGGAGGTGCATTGCTCAAGACAGGAAAAGAGCTTCCGAAAGGTCAATATCATTGTCAGCTCGACGATTGCAACAAAATCGTATTCTGTCGATGGCAGGACAACAAGGAAGTAACAATCGCTACAAACTTTGATCAAATTAAACCAACTCATTCTGTTAAACGTTGGCGCAAAGGAGTGCAGGGTAAAAGTGCCGGCGAACTTGTTACCGTGCAGCAGCCACATGTGTTGTATaactataataaaaatatgGGTGGCGTAGATTTGCACGACAATGCTGCGCAGAACTATCGGATCAACATTCGTTCAAAAAAATGGTACTGGCCTCTATGGATAAATGCGTTGAATTCTGCAGTCGTAAATTCGTGGAAATTGCACTGTTTTGTAGCGAAACACAGAGGCGAAACTTCCTTGCATCAGAAGGAATTCAGAGTATTGATTACTCAAGCGCTGTTACTGACTGGTGATCCAACTACGAGCGACGAGGAAAAGGAGGTTGAAGATTTTGTCCCCAATAACATTCCCCGTATTAGCGGAGGACACCTTATTATAAGGCATCCCGAATTAAAAGTACGTCGCTGTCAGTGGAGAAGCTGTGGCAAACCAACATATTATCTTTGTAAAAAATGCAACAAACATTACCATATCAAGTGCTTTGATAAAATCCATGAATAAAGTCTTACTATTACGATAATCTGTAACATTGATGACGTATATTTAGTtattaaaataaactgtttttcCGCAGCGTATTTATACTTTGCAAGtttttgaaattgtttgatttttcggGAATTGGATTATAGGAAAGCAACGATTATTAAGCGTTGACATTTCTCTACCAGGAACACGATAAAAAAGCAATAGttttcgtttgaaaaaaaaagcttgCCGGTAATAAGTCAAAATTTGATAGGTCTCATATCTCCGTAGGTggatgaattcaggttttttctTTGAAGACTCTTATCTTCCTGCGCTTGTTCGTCTAGGAATGTAAAATTGAAGCATTTATGAATGTCGTATATTTGTTAATTGAAGAGACTTTTTGTTGGCAGTGTGTTtgtacttgcgaaaaaaaagtgcaggtttcggccaatgttcgatttttcgaacagtcattttccggaaaatggaagatgggaaaaaaataattcttgtacATTAGGGTTTCCAAGgtgccaataatcaaaattagacCAAtggatttcacaaaaaaaataatttttacggcttggtcgttaatgggttaagtcgtatgaatagctgtaattggaggcgatatacatacaaccaagacacatttgtatgatatatgatgcagataactagcatatacacacaaaagtggaggcgatatacgtatatgccatattttgtacgcatataaagccgtatataacgatatgcgatgctttttggactgatttgcgatttgatacgacaacgttaccactcaatccatcgatgacatggaaaatcgtgtttttgcattttatgcgattttagatatatatgatcgatattttgattgatattttatgcgattgtgatttgatacgaaattatatgtgacttatcatgtgcaaagttatacgatttaatgtttgctgggaggcTATTCATGGCGACGAGAAAGAGAGAAACAGAACCTTGAGCTCAAAGGTTCGGCGTGCGGCGAAGTTCTTGATGAAGTTAAGTGGTTTATCGCCAGCGCCCAAACTCCCAGAGTTTTCAACATTAACGGGGCCCATGTTCTGTTGTACACCTTTTCTAGGTCCAGAGCTGTATGTGCTGACGATTTctgttggcttcggctatcacgtctccAGGGGTCGCGAAGTAGTTGTTATTGCCCATACTCGGCCGGAAGGCGAACTGCGATAGTCCGATTTTCTGTTTACGGACAGAAATGTTCCAGTATCTTGAATGAGCACGAGGCCAACAAAATTTGGCAGTAACCTTTCACATTGTTACAGCTTCGGCTGACCTTAGGTATGAGCAGTGGCGTCGAATGTGGGGGGAGGGGGTGTGATGTTTGCGGTACCCCCCGGTACACGATTTCAGGGGTGCAGAATGGACCGGATTTATAAGAATAAATGGAATAAATATGGCGGGGAATGGGGGTGCTAATCAACTCGTCCGCCCCGAGTGCGAAAGCTTCAGTCGACGCCACTGGGTATTACTAGACTGTGTTGTAGCGGTCAGCAGTTTGAATATTCTAGGGCAAAATATACCCTTATGTGTATTTGCCCTAAGGTAGATACTAAATATGTTGGTTGAGCCGATCTTAAAAGCTGTGTAAAGCTTATTCGTCTCACTGTGTTATTATTCAGATCTGAAAGTCCGGGAGAGATTACTTAGCCTGATTTCACTTTCCCTGAGCTTAGGACTTCAATGCTCGTAAATTCTGCTGCTGATAGCTTAAAACAGTGGATGTACACGATGTTGTTCGCCGTTTGTGAATTTTGTGAACTATTTAGAAACTAAATTACGTTGAGAATTTCCAGGTgtttaattttataatttataatagttCATTTGTGTGTAGTGTCCGAAGAAATAGCGTTGAAATTGTGTGTCTGTGCCACTGATCAGAAGGTAATAATTCTAAGCATTTCAAATTGAATGTGAACGGTGCTCATACGAACGCAATAGCCGAAGCCCAACGAAACCTATACAGTGCTTATACAACATCGAGTGATACccggcaaacattaaatcgcataacaagcgtatatataacatcatatgctctAAATTTTGGTtagcatataatgcgcctaattggcatatgcatgcaaaagtggaggccatatacatacatggcaaatgcttaacgaattagtttggatgaatatgcaactttgaccgactataatagcgattatgttgaaattgaattgcgatctaatatgaatatattcatgaactgtcaacgcacctaatacgacttttgccatactcatatacgatttattgcagacatagaaaaaaaaacaaatggcgcaaaatattttcgtaaaatgtttattatagcctcacaaatcgccatttttatatatgagtatttatatttgtagaaattataattattaaatttacttgtgttgggagtggaatataaatgtttaaaatggcacagattgatgtttggtgaaaactgatccgatgtgggttcgaactccggtcgtctgtatTATCGTTTTGCTGCATGTTTCATCGAACATCATCAATTTCGAATGCTGATATTCAGCAATCCATTTTTGTAAATCCATAAAAAATCTATGGTTTCCTGTAATAGATTGAAATTAAACACGTTTtatgaaatcattcaaaattaaaaattaattaccaTCATCAATGAAGTCATTGAATTGCTCTATTCCtgcaatcaaatcaaaatccaaattgttttgttttggtgaTTGATTCTGTGTGGGACACGATATAACTACTGTAAGAGATTGCACACAGCTCCGCTGTGAGAGTCAAACAGCCAAACTGGTGAGACATGTGATAGGATTCCAGACAGTGAATGGTGTAATGGGGGATTTCCTAATGGAGTTTGATGTTACACATTTGGCGACCGTTGCAGGTTTTGCTGCGGATAGCTTGCAGCATCTAAATTAACCACATATATTAGATATTCATGAAGATAGGAAATCCCCCATTGCGAATCGAAGTAAAGTGCCTTGTGAAAACAAAAAAGTGAGAGAGAAAATTTTGCGCGTTGAGAGAACcgcagaggaaaaaaaatagtttgtcTTGAATCATGTCTATGCGCGTTGAGAGGACAGCatagaaaaaagtaaaaaaaaatgtgtgcaTGAGAAAAGCCCACAAAGCGTGTTGagaggaccgcataaaaaaatgcCTTGAATTTCTGTGAATGCGCGTTGAGAGTACCGCATAACAAAAGGTTAGAGAGATGTGTGCTTGAGAAGCACAAAGCACAAAGCGTGTTGagaggaccgcataaaaaaattgcCTCAAATTTCTGTAAATGCGCGTTGAGAGTACCGCATAACAAAGGGTTAGAGAGATGTGTGCATGAGAAGAACACACAAAGCGTGTTGGGAGAACCGCAAAGATAAcaaaatttggctgaaattttgtgAATGCGCGTTGAGAGAACCGCACAACAAAAGGTTAGAAAAATTTGTGCGCAAGGGGAGCCCACAAAGCGCATTGAGAGAACCGCATACCAAAGTATTAGGATAATGAACTGTGTGCGTGAAAGGAATCCAACGTAAACACATGGCGAGTTGAGAGTACCGCTGAAGTGGTGTATTATCTGCAGCAGAAAGAAAAGAACAGCAAGCACGGAGTCATTAGGCGATCCATTTGGTTCATTTGTTAGTGTTTGTATAACGTAATGTTCATGAAGGCATGTTGCATATTATATGAAGGGATATGGAACTGATACAAACGAACTACGGCCGTTTGAAATGGTATTGAATAAGATATACATATACGTATTGCGATTGCCTTATAACAGTTTGTGTAATGGCTTAATGATACAAGAATAATGTGTAAATTATTTTCAGCGAACCGCCATTACACAGAGCCATGAACGGGGCTAGGTGGAGCAGATGGAAGAGTTTGCGAGCGTAGGGTGCGTAATAGCACGCGCTGCCATAGCTACTTTTTACATCGTGACGTCAATTATTATATTTCTTGTTAGCTCATGCTTAAGGTTATTCGGCGTAATCGCATATAGAACAGTAGGAAGTAGACCTTCACtgagaaaaaacaaatttatcttCTGTTACTCGGAACGTCACATCCGAACGAAAAAATTAACATGTCCAGTGCGGAAAAGTATGCCCAAAACCAGCGAGAGGCTTTGGATACAGTGTGGGCAGAATTACCCttactttttcaataaatcgcgtAAAGAGCCGAAAAGAGCATTGACAAGAGCTGATGGATGGGCTCTATGCCTCAGCCTCAACTATGACATTGAGTACATAAAAGGGATGGACAATATAGCGGACCCTTCGTCGCGGCTATATTGTGGAGATGATGACGCATTCAATAAAGAGGCCAGTCCATGGGAGATTTGTCACTTAGAACCGTTTGAGAGTGAATTCCTCACTGAGGAGGAAATCCGCGAGAACACAGAGCAAGACGATATTGTGACAGAGGAAATCGTCTCATGGAaacacacgaaaagtttgtccTAATTCAAGTCAGAAACGAACGATCTTGTCTTTATCGGAGGATTCATAACGAAGAAAGGGTGTGCTGTTTTTTCTTCAGCATTTCGTGAAAAAGCAATGAAGGTAGCTCATGTGGGACATTCACTTGAAGCTAAAATGAAAAGCATTCTTCGTAAGCGTGTATGGAGGGCTAGGATTAGTGCTGATGTGGAATAGAGAAAATCTTGCGCCATTTGCTATGTAAACGGACGATCAATGCGACTACCTCCCATGCAAAGAACATTTGCCCCAAAAGTCGTATAGAGACTGCCACTCTTGATATCAACGGACCATACATAAAACAATCCATTTTGGTTAAAAATGGAATATTCATTTTGGTTATCATAGATCTTAGATCCAGGTCGCTATAGAGCGACCTGTGTAGTCAACAAAGTTTGAGCACACGAGAGCAGTGTTGGATTCTATTTTTTTGACAGAGAGGGTTCCCCAAGGGCGATGAAGTAGAATAACGAATTGCAATTCAATGGCGAAGATTACGTTAAATATTACTCGGAGCGAGACCTTTAAACCATATTTTCGACACCTTTCTACCTCCAGCAGAATGGGTTGGTAGAAAGCTTTATGAAAGTTGTAAATAAAGCCATGTCTACTGTATTTCCAACAGAAAAAAACTACCGGAAAGAATTGCAAGCTGCCGTTCAGTACTATAACGCGGCAGATCACAGTGTAACCAAAATATCTCCGGAAGTGTTAAATGGTCGCAAAATCAAGCGTTGGTTGCCACTTTTAAGTTATGGTAAATCGGAATACGATGAACGGCTACTGGATGCAAGAGATCGTGAGACTAAACTCCTCGAAACAACGTGAGGATCTTCGCCGTGGTGTAAAGGCGAGTAAGGTTAAACCAGGAGACATAGTTATCGTTGAACCCCCTTTCCGACATAAAGGTGCAAGTAGGTTCAGTGCGATGCGTTTCACTATGATGTATGAACGAAACGGCAGCTTGATCCTTTGTAATTCTGGGGGTCATCATATGAGGTGCCATGCTACGCAGACCAAGAAGGTCCAGAATGTTATAATCCCATAGGTCCGCCAGGGATGGTTTCCTTGAGCGACAAaatttttcatcagggtggAAACTATCGGTTTGTGTCGTCAGCATAAATTTCAATACAGACTTTGATTTCTCCTAATGATTTCATTTTGCAATGTAATATgcataacgatttttttttaaaattgttcTATTTTCTCTAGAGAAAAAGTGGGATGTGTGGGACACGATATAACTACTGTAAGAGATTGCACACAGCTCCGCAGTGAGAGTCAAACAGCCAAACTGGTGAGACATGTGATAGGATTCCGGACAGTGAATGGTGTAATGGGGGATTTCCTAATGGAGTTTGATGTTACACAGATTCAACACTCCATTTTCATCTGTTAATTGGTTATGAGTTTCGCTCATATGTGTTTCGATCCGTTTAGCTTCTCTCCAGCGGTTGCGATGTTTTGTGAGTAATCGACTATAAGAGCCACTTTCttcaaatttaattattttattcttccGTATATGTTCAGACATTGCTGTTATGAAATGAAACTTGTCAATGTTTAAGcatttcattgaaatttcaGTATGATGTAATATATTCTTTattacgatctaatatgatttactgtttcgtgattttcttcagcatacaacacgatttactgccgtactgaatcgatttaaattatacgcttatacgacacacaaactgcatcagcgtaatatacgcatatgatgtggattaaatattttttatgacaatgtacatcatataactgatgtttattataccgaattgcgacttaatttgataatgatatataaaatcgagtttttacattttatgcgatttcaaatatacacaacgtcttttgataaaactaccgagatattttttgtatccaattaTATAAcaataaatccactaatagacgcaacgagaaataattcttcacgatgacaaaggtaacaaaaagaCCATTATCAATCATTAGCATTTATGCCGGGttgtttctgaattgttttgattcagcacgcggaaataaatttatgtgtttcgacagtcatgtttaaataacaatataatatagtaatttcatttacaagcatataataatgtttattattttgtttggtaaCGAACGAtttaatatcttcaaaacaaaaacctttttcctatctggcatctctgctaaagctaaagatcgaagagggacacacgaaaacaaactgacgtcatatcataaaacgcgggagacgaaaaattctttcgcgtctcaaaattcacactttctgcagcttttgcgctccacagctatgcagctcagcagctcaacagctcagcagctcatccgctcagcagctcatccgctcaacagctcagcagctcatcagctcagcagctcatcagctcaacagctcatcagctcaacagctcagcagctcatcagctcaacagctcagcagctcatcagctcagcagctcatcagctcaacagctcagcagctcatcagctcatcagctcagcagctcatcagctcatcagctcaacagctcagcagctcatcagctcaacagctcagcagctcatcagctcagcagctcatcagctcaacagctcatcagctcaacagctcagcagctcatcagctcaacagctcagcagctcatcagctcagcagctcatcagctcaacagctcagcagctcatcagctcaacggctccgtaatgagctgatgagctgcgttgttttgattgcgaaccgatccgaatccgctcactataatgaagcgattcgaatgaacagctcatgagcggatggcacatctctaattcgttgcgtggacaccgactggacaacatcgttgctggacggcgagggatcgagtgcctttctcaaagcaatgagggtggaggtgtagtgctggagtagagtaaagttttccaaggccCTTTCTCatggctagagacgaatgaactgaaaaagtttaaagtctctgtaATACAAAGACTAACCTAATCTAAATCCAcccagttataattgaacagcgattggagcatgttgtcgctgttgtagtgaagctaacttcgtttatcatgaaagcgctgatgaacggtgtcaccaagagcctgtttgtgcaccttagaccagaagggaatccatcagttGGAGagcgatgccacaaacggttccacttgagacatcggagcagccatcatacacacacatacacgtgcggaactattttcgtttggttgccatccagcatcgagaagattccggaaagatgtcatcgttgctgagaaataatctaccagttccccttggaattgaaaaatacattcatgcgaaagagtttattttaatgttttctaaccatataacacagtaaccaaatacatttgattttgtgattttccaatcaaGTGAAATTAGCAGGAAGGCTTCTGACGATTAATCTTCTTcaccagtaggatattttcgtatccaatatttgaTACGCGccacggaaaatgtttcgcatcgcgaaaatcataattttcaatcgattattgctcagtcgctgaaagtatcaaactcagagagttcattcgcctctagtttgccttccaaattgccatcgtaaaccacaccttctcttgattcaatcacggacaaaaagcatacttaagcaatCCTCTGGTGTTGAagcgcattcatttttcgtgaggatatcgacaaggcaacatcgttactgaacgagttgaacgacgagggatcgagggattgaTTACCTGGCCTGACTAGACTTGAAactcattcagtttgtttggaactgtgagggagcgcagaaaagccgatccatcaggaggagaagagaaggcattcgagagagtatcagcatcgaaaaacatcggagccatcatacacacacacatacacgcgcgaaactattttcgtttggttgccatccaacatcgagaagattccggaaagagtaatcattgctgaaaagtaatctgccagttcccttggaattgaaaattacattcaagcgaaagagtttattatgttttctatccatataatactgcgatcaaatacatttggttttgtgatttttcaatcatttgcgatcaacgtaagaccacgtcttttggTAATTAATTAGAGATGCAATGAAttttaagaaggaattcccacCACAATAGTGTAACCGGTAGGTTCCATATCATATGTGTCTTTGACACCTTTCAACACACCCACATCACAACACAACAAACTACATACACAAAAACTGCGCACAATGCGAATACTGCAGCGTGTCTTTCCCCTGGTAATCGAAGGCAGATGGCTGCGTCGGTTTGAGCTGTAGTGAGAACCGCATTTGAAGTGTTCTACACACCGCTCACTAGGCAGGGCTCTCAGCCAGATAGCGAAGGTACAAACCCATTGTCGGAGTTGGGTTTTTTCCGCTTCCCTCCAACAATAGGCTTGAACACTCGGCTAAAGGCGATGGTCAGTCTTTCTGCCTAGAACTATGAACGGGAGTAGAAGTGCGCGTCGGGTGtagtaatttaatttttgtattttgtgtgTAATATGTGTATTCAtgaatttttgttgtaggcataaatgaaaaaaaagaaacagttAGTGGAAGGAATTGTAGAATAATTGAGTTTGTGAAAAAAAGGTTTGTCAGAATAGTAGTGAAAGATAGAAGTACATAATAtaggttttttttatagaaataggaacctgaaaaataattaattatacACTTACCTGGAAAccctgaaaaagaaaaaaaaactgaaaaaaaggtAAAGTAAAATAAAACGAGCATGTGGTGGCGAGTGGTGGTGGTCTTCGATCGATACAGTGCTAACCTCAACTGTGCAGGTCCGCACAGTGGGccttttttttatgtcttctcCAAAATAGGCATCAACCACAACTTTCTAGGCCGAAAGTGTAGAGAGCCACCAACAAACTCAAGCGATTGGCTTACAGCAAGACCGAGCACTCTAACCGCAACTTTTACAACCGATTGCGAAGGACAATCGAACCTGGACAGACGTGTCCCAGAGGACGAAACAGGAAGACATATTCACACAAGGATATGGATAAACAACGTATCACACCAAATTGAGGACCACACCACATTGCTCAAATACATAACGATTGCGCAAGTATACAAAACCATAAACTGTGACGTCACAAATAGTAAAGTATATCAAAACACATAGAAAAGTATATGTTTAGAATTAAATTAAAAGTAAAAGAAGTATTTACACCTAGAATTTATATAGTACGCCACTACAAACATAATACACGTGTAAGAAATTAAAAGTTTGGTTTACATAAATTTTCGTTTGTACACATATTTCCGTATTTCTGTTTGTCGTTTTCCCGAACTCAAAAGGAGTTGTCAGGCCTCGCCCGCTCTAGTTTGGCAGGAATCGTGTGCCATCGTCAGCCTTTGAGGAAGTTGGAAAACGGCTGAAGGTTCTGTCCCTTGTTGCGTGTGTATAACACTTTTAGGAAATTAAACCCGAGCTCCCGATTAACAGCTAGATGCTGCCGGTGAGTGCTGGGAGAACGACCCTGTGGTTTTCTCATCATGCTCTTTGAGCTAGACACTCATAGTCACTCACGAGTAACGAACAGGAAGTTACAAATTGGCGCCCAACaaaaacacacacatacacacgaacACGGATAAGTTAGGAACTGAACGGTTACACTATCCCCCCATAGAGGGAGGAATAAAATACTTCGTATTATTCATTTTCTTCTTTATCGTTCTCCAAACGTTTTCATAGATAATTTCTCAATATAtacattattttcattcatacatttagtgttatatgttatttgcatgtttatgtatatgaaaaatatttattatttatgtatatctgtattcattcgaaaaattgttcacttatttattaatttcGTTATAAATTCTCGTTTATTTGTATTTCGGGATAAATGTGTTGTTGCATTGAACGAAACGTCCATCTTTCTCAATCTGACTGATTTAAATCCCTAGAATCACAGGGCCGTTTGAAAACCGTCCTGGAGCCTGGTTCCTACGAATCAGGACTAAGAAGGGTCAGTACAGCTGGATAGCAGAGTGAGTCTGTATAAGGGAACAGACGTTGATCTGGCAGTGATTCATTATTAATCAGTCAGCATTAAGAGAGACAAAGTTCTACAATGGACACTGAAATACAGATGCAATATAAAACATTATT
The Toxorhynchites rutilus septentrionalis strain SRP chromosome 2, ASM2978413v1, whole genome shotgun sequence genome window above contains:
- the LOC129766216 gene encoding piggyBac transposable element-derived protein 3-like — its product is MAVRRISCVEELEEIISTWNDASSEIAGVNILPPDQVGDLTDEENLNDDSIQQNDNIPTLNAVAGTFEIETFGSIDDIAELTTPQDHAHKAAAQDKHFSGKMALPSTSRKRGSETQTLSQTKQQVLEIGYKPLSAFPEPHWKSLTTDKIEYSVSPNNEPLANKQQELFDTIKDLSPLQLFLKLFDDEVISLIVRETNRYAGQQNSTFLLDIITLKRFIGILLLSGYHTLPNVNDYWSNEPSLGVPIVKQCMSRNKFREIKKFIHFSDNYNLNKMDKMAKLRSFFEVMNQKFMQFGVFSDNLSIDEQMVPYFGRHSCKMYIKGKPIRFGYKVWCLCSTEGYLYQFMPYCGASDNYNRTVGLGADVVLRLLGRVEHPTRYVIYFDNFFTSYLLMLILTELKIAASGTVRSNRVGGALLKTGKELPKGQYHCQLDDCNKIVFCRWQDNKEVTIATNFDQIKPTHSVKRWRKGVQGKSAGELVTVQQPHVLYNYNKNMGGVDLHDNAAQNYRINIRSKKWYWPLWINALNSAVVNSWKLHCFVAKHRGETSLHQKEFRVLITQALLLTGDPTTSDEEKEVEDFVPNNIPRISGGHLIIRHPELKNGLVESFMKVVNKAMSTVFPTEKNYRKELQAAVQYYNAADHSVTKISPEVLNGRKIKRWLPLLSYGKSEYDERLLDARDRETKLLETT